One region of Ornithinibacter aureus genomic DNA includes:
- a CDS encoding GNAT family N-acetyltransferase yields MSSFPPGWATDLAILELSGSVFEQHADHLVVRSPHNPGFHWGNCVFVTDPDAVDDADRWVAAFTSAFPAAGWVAIGLTRMPDAVDAWTSHGLDLERDDVLTTTALPRQTPCPEGYSVRPLAEPDWEASVARAVAENTRTREHDAEGFARFAQRRTESRRALVERGHAQWFGAFDGDGTLVADLGIVLCVRTARYQDVGTDSAHRGRGLATHLLGVAAQWAAGRGCTQWVIVTEETNAAGRVYRGVGFAPDSSSISAYRHPTH; encoded by the coding sequence ATGAGCAGCTTCCCCCCGGGGTGGGCCACCGACCTGGCCATCCTCGAGCTCAGCGGGTCGGTGTTCGAGCAGCACGCCGACCACCTCGTCGTCCGCTCTCCCCACAACCCCGGCTTCCACTGGGGCAACTGCGTCTTCGTCACCGACCCGGATGCCGTGGACGATGCCGACCGCTGGGTGGCGGCGTTCACCAGCGCCTTCCCCGCGGCCGGCTGGGTGGCGATCGGGCTCACGCGCATGCCGGATGCCGTGGACGCCTGGACGTCGCACGGCCTGGACCTTGAGCGTGACGACGTCCTCACCACCACAGCCCTGCCCCGGCAGACCCCCTGTCCCGAGGGCTACTCGGTGCGCCCTCTCGCCGAGCCCGACTGGGAGGCAAGCGTGGCGCGCGCCGTCGCCGAGAACACCCGGACCCGGGAACACGACGCTGAAGGGTTCGCGCGGTTCGCGCAGCGTCGCACCGAGTCCCGACGAGCTCTGGTCGAGCGGGGGCACGCGCAGTGGTTCGGCGCCTTCGACGGCGATGGAACCCTCGTGGCCGACCTCGGCATCGTGCTCTGCGTCCGCACAGCCCGCTACCAGGACGTCGGCACGGACTCGGCGCACCGCGGCCGAGGGCTGGCGACCCACCTGCTCGGGGTCGCAGCGCAGTGGGCGGCCGGACGGGGATGCACCCAGTGGGTGATCGTCACCGAGGAGACCAACGCGGCAGGCCGGGTGTACCGCGGCGTGGGGTTCGCACCCGACAGCAGCAGCATCTCGGCCTACCGGCATCCGACCCACTGA
- the fumC gene encoding class II fumarate hydratase, translating into MTATRTERDTMGPVEVPADRYWGAQTQRSLEHFDIGRDTFVWGRPVVRGLGLLKKCAALANAELGLLGADVAEAVVQAADEVARGDLDEHFPLVVFQTGSGTQSNMNANEVIANRGIEILGGELGSKVPVHPNDDVNRSQSSNDTFPTAVHVAVVLELVERLHPAVDDLCAALDAKADELGDIVKVGRTHLQDATPVTLRQEIGAWAAQVRDAQADVAYAGERVRALAIGGTAVGTGLNAPAEFGPLVAQHLREVTGQPFHQAENLFVQLASHDGLVAVSSSLRTLAGALMKLANDVRWLASGPRTGIGELVIPENEPGSSIMPGKVNPTQSEAMTMVVTRVFGNDATVGFAGTQGNFQLNVFTPVMAHAVLESIRLLSDACRSFTEHCVAGLSADRGRIVAHLEADLMLVTALAPHVGYDTAAAIAKQAHRDGSTLRDAALASGAVTAEDYDRWVDPQAMTRPG; encoded by the coding sequence ATGACGGCGACCCGCACCGAGCGCGACACCATGGGGCCCGTCGAGGTGCCCGCCGACCGCTACTGGGGCGCGCAGACCCAACGAAGCCTGGAGCACTTCGACATCGGGCGCGACACCTTCGTGTGGGGACGGCCGGTGGTGCGGGGGCTGGGGCTGCTCAAGAAGTGCGCTGCGCTGGCCAACGCCGAGCTGGGCCTGCTCGGCGCAGACGTGGCCGAGGCCGTGGTGCAGGCCGCCGACGAGGTGGCTCGCGGAGATCTCGACGAGCACTTCCCCCTCGTCGTGTTCCAGACCGGGTCGGGCACCCAGAGCAACATGAACGCCAACGAGGTGATCGCGAACCGGGGCATCGAGATCCTCGGTGGCGAGCTGGGGTCGAAGGTGCCGGTGCACCCGAACGACGACGTCAACCGCAGCCAGTCGAGCAACGACACCTTTCCCACAGCGGTGCACGTCGCCGTGGTGCTCGAGCTGGTCGAACGGCTGCACCCGGCGGTCGACGACCTGTGCGCAGCCCTCGACGCCAAGGCCGACGAGCTGGGTGACATCGTCAAGGTGGGGCGCACCCACCTCCAGGACGCCACGCCGGTGACCCTGCGCCAGGAGATCGGTGCCTGGGCGGCGCAGGTGCGCGATGCGCAGGCGGACGTGGCGTATGCCGGGGAGCGGGTTCGCGCTCTCGCCATCGGTGGCACCGCGGTGGGCACCGGGCTGAATGCCCCGGCGGAGTTCGGCCCGCTCGTCGCCCAGCACCTTCGCGAGGTGACCGGGCAGCCCTTCCACCAGGCCGAGAACCTGTTCGTTCAGCTCGCGTCGCACGACGGCCTGGTCGCCGTGTCGTCATCGCTGCGCACGCTCGCGGGGGCGCTGATGAAGCTCGCGAACGACGTGCGGTGGTTGGCGTCCGGGCCGCGCACCGGCATCGGCGAGCTCGTGATCCCCGAGAACGAGCCGGGTTCGTCGATCATGCCGGGCAAGGTCAACCCGACCCAGTCCGAGGCGATGACGATGGTGGTCACGCGGGTCTTCGGCAACGACGCAACCGTGGGATTCGCCGGTACCCAGGGCAACTTCCAGCTCAACGTCTTCACGCCGGTCATGGCGCACGCGGTGCTGGAGTCGATCCGCCTGCTGTCCGATGCGTGCCGGTCGTTCACCGAGCACTGCGTCGCGGGCCTGTCCGCCGATCGCGGGCGGATCGTGGCCCACCTCGAGGCCGACCTCATGCTCGTCACGGCACTCGCGCCACACGTCGGCTACGACACCGCGGCAGCCATCGCCAAGCAGGCGCACCGTGACGGTTCGACGCTGCGGGATGCCGCGTTGGCGTCGGGTGCGGTCACTGCCGAGGACTACGACCGCTGGGTCGACCCGCAGGCCATGACCCGGCCCGGATAG
- a CDS encoding antitoxin encodes MTTTDQLRTVLRDLEAKAKEMELDKKLTTFADQADQFLRVAATRAGDYAAENRERVEATLDKAGAKVDEKTEGKYADSFAKVRAGILTGVDWVAEQREGTGMPSTSGTSSTSGTPSSASTTDGPSTTDAAATADGDVTSDGGPAASENSPAAVWSDVTDAAPQDGAVQDSVPHDGGIHDDVVRDNSTSQGPTDPR; translated from the coding sequence ATGACCACCACCGACCAACTGCGCACCGTGTTGCGCGACCTCGAGGCCAAGGCCAAGGAGATGGAGCTCGACAAGAAGCTCACGACCTTCGCCGACCAGGCCGACCAGTTCCTGCGCGTGGCTGCGACCCGCGCCGGTGACTACGCCGCCGAGAACCGCGAGCGCGTCGAGGCCACCCTCGACAAGGCCGGTGCCAAGGTCGACGAGAAGACCGAGGGCAAGTACGCCGACTCCTTCGCCAAGGTTCGTGCCGGCATCCTCACCGGGGTCGACTGGGTCGCCGAGCAGCGTGAGGGCACCGGCATGCCGAGCACCTCAGGGACCTCGAGCACCTCAGGGACCCCGAGCAGCGCCAGCACGACTGATGGTCCAAGCACCACGGATGCCGCGGCCACCGCGGACGGCGACGTCACCAGCGATGGTGGGCCGGCGGCATCCGAGAACTCCCCTGCCGCCGTGTGGAGCGACGTCACCGACGCTGCACCGCAGGACGGTGCGGTCCAGGACAGCGTGCCGCACGACGGCGGGATCCACGACGACGTGGTGCGCGACAACAGCACCTCGCAGGGCCCGACCGACCCCCGCTGA
- a CDS encoding esterase/lipase family protein, which yields MTQQHERPDVPGADADLEVAPGAAAVPSAEGAPMPSAWQARREWRTALELASAAVRTRDLHEWPRGDGHPIIVLPGFLAGPESTAFLRSHLRRLGYQVHDWRHGRNLGASPELAEELEDLLLEIHDRYQRRVSLIGWSAGGIYAREMARALPDYTRSVITLGSPFRGHPASTRAWRVYRLMNRHNLEKMFTDEALATRAAPLRVPTTCIYSRNDGIVAWECCLSDPAPLTENVEVTASHLGYGHEMHTLRVICDRLAQPEGAWLPYTGHALAVRGRAV from the coding sequence GTGACCCAGCAGCACGAACGCCCCGATGTCCCCGGCGCCGACGCGGACCTCGAGGTGGCCCCTGGGGCCGCGGCCGTCCCGAGCGCCGAGGGTGCCCCGATGCCGAGCGCCTGGCAGGCAAGGCGCGAGTGGCGCACGGCCCTCGAGCTGGCGAGTGCGGCGGTGCGCACGAGGGACCTGCACGAGTGGCCCCGCGGGGACGGGCACCCCATCATCGTGCTGCCCGGCTTCCTCGCCGGGCCCGAGTCCACGGCCTTCCTGCGCAGCCACCTGCGGCGACTCGGGTACCAGGTCCACGACTGGCGGCACGGCCGCAACCTCGGTGCCAGCCCGGAGCTCGCCGAGGAGCTCGAAGACCTCCTCCTCGAGATCCACGACCGCTACCAGCGCCGGGTCAGCCTCATCGGCTGGAGCGCCGGGGGCATCTACGCCCGCGAGATGGCGCGGGCCCTGCCGGACTACACCCGCTCGGTGATCACGCTCGGCAGCCCGTTCCGCGGCCACCCGGCATCCACCCGCGCATGGCGCGTCTACCGGCTGATGAACCGCCACAACCTCGAGAAGATGTTCACCGACGAGGCCCTGGCCACCCGCGCCGCGCCCCTGCGCGTGCCGACGACGTGCATCTACTCACGCAACGACGGCATCGTCGCGTGGGAGTGCTGCCTGTCCGATCCAGCGCCACTCACGGAGAACGTCGAGGTCACGGCCAGCCATCTCGGCTACGGTCACGAGATGCACACGCTGCGGGTCATCTGCGACCGACTGGCCCAACCCGAAGGGGCATGGCTGCCGTACACCGGTCACGCGCTGGCCGTGCGCGGCCGGGCGGTCTGA
- a CDS encoding WS/DGAT/MGAT family O-acyltransferase — MGRSRWATPLDAIFLMGETPETLMHVASLLHFTYPEGVRRTTFLRQLVNDLRAAPIESPWFYRLQTRTLMRQPLHRWVEDSEFDIDYHVRHSALPSPGGERELGVLVSRLHSNQLDFRRPPWEMHVIEGLSGNRFAIYTKIHHSLVDGFTGMRILQRGLATTPDDLEHPFFFSTRKPPRPEGARREADPVGDVTSILRTLASSVGTTPSVLKALVETQVGRGRTPTKAVTSYQAPDSILNSRTGRSRRFATQEYDLGRLRAVAKARKATLNDVLMAICAGGLRRWLDDLDALPERPLIAFIPVNVRPPESEGGGNAVGATLVSLATDIEDPLERLSAITASSRAAKARMRGMSADAVMAYSALLLAPAGLQVAKAMSGLPGPAPHTLNVCISNVPGPKEHLYLRGARLEATYPVSIPGHSMALNITAHSYAGTLDLGFIGDREALPHLQRLAVRTGEALEELEAAVAGLD; from the coding sequence GTGGGACGCTCTCGGTGGGCCACCCCGCTCGACGCGATCTTCCTCATGGGAGAGACCCCCGAGACCCTGATGCACGTCGCATCGCTGCTGCACTTCACCTACCCCGAGGGCGTGCGGCGCACCACGTTCCTGCGCCAGCTCGTGAACGACCTGCGGGCCGCCCCCATCGAGTCGCCCTGGTTCTACCGCCTGCAGACCCGCACCCTGATGCGCCAACCCCTGCACCGCTGGGTCGAGGACTCCGAGTTCGACATCGACTACCACGTGCGGCACTCGGCCCTGCCGAGCCCCGGCGGCGAGCGCGAACTCGGTGTGCTGGTGTCGCGGCTGCACTCCAACCAGCTCGACTTCCGACGCCCTCCGTGGGAGATGCACGTCATCGAGGGACTGTCAGGCAACCGGTTCGCGATCTACACCAAGATCCACCACTCGCTCGTCGACGGCTTCACCGGCATGCGCATCCTCCAGCGCGGGCTGGCCACCACCCCTGACGACCTCGAGCACCCCTTCTTCTTCAGCACCCGCAAGCCACCGCGACCCGAGGGCGCCCGCCGCGAGGCCGACCCGGTGGGAGACGTCACCTCCATCCTGCGCACGTTGGCATCCTCGGTCGGCACCACGCCATCGGTGCTGAAGGCGCTCGTGGAGACGCAGGTCGGGCGGGGCCGCACCCCGACCAAGGCCGTGACGAGCTACCAGGCACCCGACTCGATCCTCAACTCCCGCACCGGCCGCTCGCGGCGCTTCGCCACCCAGGAGTACGACCTCGGCCGGCTGCGAGCCGTCGCCAAGGCCCGCAAGGCCACCCTCAACGACGTGCTCATGGCGATCTGTGCCGGTGGGCTGCGCCGCTGGCTCGACGATCTCGACGCCCTGCCGGAGCGTCCGCTCATCGCGTTCATCCCCGTCAACGTCCGGCCGCCCGAGAGCGAGGGCGGTGGCAATGCCGTCGGCGCAACCCTGGTCTCGCTGGCCACCGACATCGAGGACCCCCTCGAGCGGCTGAGCGCCATCACGGCATCGTCACGGGCGGCCAAGGCACGGATGCGGGGCATGAGTGCGGATGCCGTGATGGCCTACAGCGCGCTGCTGCTCGCCCCCGCCGGTCTCCAGGTCGCCAAGGCCATGAGCGGCCTGCCCGGCCCGGCGCCCCACACCCTCAACGTCTGCATCTCGAACGTTCCCGGCCCGAAGGAGCACCTCTACCTGCGCGGTGCGCGACTCGAGGCGACCTACCCCGTGTCGATCCCGGGACACTCGATGGCGCTGAACATCACCGCGCACTCGTACGCGGGCACGCTCGACCTCGGCTTCATCGGCGACCGGGAGGCCCTGCCGCACCTCCAGCGCTTGGCCGTGCGCACCGGTGAGGCACTCGAGGAGCTCGAGGCCGCCGTGGCTGGGCTCGACTGA
- a CDS encoding VOC family protein: MAIALNPYLNFPGTTREAMTFYQSVLGGELQISTFGEFGAEGPEANGVMHSHLETEAGMTFMASDMPPGQEDAHVVGTNMSMSISGDDSEAMRRYWDGLAEGGTVQMPLERQMWGDDFGMLVDKFGVAWMVNIAGEQQA, from the coding sequence ATGGCGATTGCCCTGAACCCCTACCTCAACTTCCCCGGAACCACGCGCGAGGCGATGACCTTCTACCAGTCCGTGCTCGGCGGAGAGCTGCAGATCTCCACCTTCGGTGAGTTCGGCGCCGAAGGGCCCGAGGCGAACGGGGTCATGCACTCGCACCTCGAGACCGAGGCCGGCATGACCTTCATGGCCTCCGACATGCCCCCGGGCCAGGAGGACGCTCACGTCGTCGGTACCAACATGTCGATGTCGATCAGTGGCGACGACTCCGAGGCCATGCGCCGCTACTGGGACGGGCTCGCCGAAGGCGGCACCGTGCAGATGCCCCTCGAGCGCCAGATGTGGGGTGACGACTTCGGCATGCTCGTCGACAAGTTCGGCGTCGCGTGGATGGTCAACATCGCCGGGGAGCAGCAGGCCTGA
- a CDS encoding helix-turn-helix domain-containing protein, producing MKRPPSRTLGLVPATAAMVAVSALVLVADIVSPAGSAGTSSWVLACALVTASVILTAHRGLDPGWVAWRRSTLGLFCVTLGYPAAWAALGLAASSDPASSTTRALAALAPVAHVPVLASLSLLPLLAVRYIGQGSSPRLMAGVLTLAVGDAVMLALLAPPMTPVGLAPLIDSGPAVAIGRGVNGVFLASTLVGPVVATRAARAATGEARRRLTLVAIAALTGPVLVLGCGVLGGLAAGAPDSPAPVAVLLCGMNAALAVIVAGTSRALRTPLALGRQVVSRLAVGLVALLAGLVAVTVVLLVDSGGALGGVVAAGLAVAVMLLIRPLETWVTRRLVGPVLEHPDGAPATGDAMTSTGSAEPTRALPAVPREPAPPGPAHEPGQSACAHVGGDPRLAVLTPREREVLGLLAQGLSNSGIAARLVLSERTVDAHLRSVFTKLALPDSTHANRRVHAVLAWNGIREESLEAG from the coding sequence ATGAAGCGTCCACCGTCACGCACCCTGGGCCTGGTTCCGGCCACGGCGGCGATGGTCGCAGTCAGTGCCCTCGTCCTCGTCGCGGACATCGTCTCCCCTGCCGGTTCTGCGGGAACCTCGTCCTGGGTGCTCGCCTGCGCGCTCGTGACCGCATCCGTCATCCTCACCGCCCACCGAGGGCTCGACCCGGGCTGGGTCGCCTGGCGCCGGTCCACGCTGGGCCTGTTCTGCGTCACGCTCGGCTACCCGGCCGCCTGGGCCGCGTTGGGCCTGGCCGCCTCGAGCGACCCCGCCAGCTCGACCACGCGGGCGCTGGCCGCACTAGCCCCCGTCGCCCACGTGCCGGTGCTGGCGTCGCTGTCCCTGCTGCCGCTGCTCGCCGTCCGCTACATCGGGCAGGGGTCGTCACCCCGGCTCATGGCCGGGGTGCTCACCCTCGCCGTCGGGGATGCCGTCATGCTCGCCCTGCTCGCCCCTCCGATGACGCCGGTCGGCCTGGCGCCGCTCATCGACTCCGGCCCGGCGGTCGCGATCGGCCGCGGGGTCAACGGCGTCTTCCTCGCCTCCACCCTCGTCGGGCCGGTGGTCGCGACCCGTGCAGCGCGGGCCGCCACGGGTGAGGCCCGTCGCAGGCTGACCCTGGTCGCCATCGCGGCACTCACCGGTCCGGTGCTCGTGCTCGGGTGCGGAGTGCTCGGGGGCCTGGCCGCCGGTGCGCCGGACTCGCCGGCCCCCGTCGCGGTGCTGCTGTGCGGGATGAACGCCGCGCTCGCCGTGATCGTGGCGGGGACGTCTCGCGCCCTGCGCACTCCGCTGGCCCTGGGTCGTCAGGTGGTCTCACGCCTCGCCGTGGGGCTCGTCGCACTGCTGGCCGGACTCGTGGCCGTCACCGTCGTGCTCCTGGTCGACTCCGGTGGCGCGCTCGGTGGCGTCGTCGCGGCCGGCCTGGCAGTCGCCGTGATGCTGCTCATCCGCCCCCTCGAGACCTGGGTGACCCGCAGGCTGGTGGGTCCGGTGCTCGAGCACCCCGACGGGGCGCCGGCGACGGGTGACGCGATGACGTCGACCGGCTCTGCGGAGCCCACCAGGGCGCTGCCGGCCGTGCCCCGCGAGCCCGCGCCCCCCGGGCCCGCGCATGAGCCTGGGCAGTCGGCCTGCGCGCACGTCGGAGGCGACCCTCGGCTGGCCGTCCTGACGCCCCGTGAGCGGGAGGTCCTCGGCCTGCTGGCCCAGGGACTGTCCAACTCGGGGATCGCGGCGCGCCTCGTGCTCTCAGAGCGCACGGTGGACGCGCACCTGCGCTCGGTCTTCACCAAGCTCGCCCTCCCGGACTCGACGCACGCCAACCGGCGCGTGCACGCCGTGCTGGCCTGGAACGGGATCCGGGAGGAGTCCCTCGAGGCCGGGTGA
- a CDS encoding cryptochrome/photolyase family protein, with the protein MSAPRAAARRAVRVIYPHQLFEAHLDAPSGTRFVLVEDDLLFRLQPFHAQKLVLHRASSRHFVERLRDAGFDVDVLETDAGRPSGERLAAHLAGLRPDALTVVDPVDDWMLRDLRRAVADAGVGFGPHDVLESPNFLTTRPELVDWFGGRRARMQTFYQWQRRRLDVLVEDGQPVGGRWSFDTENRKKLPRGHVVPSWTGAERTAEVDEAISWVQGEFPTAPGRAASLAWPVTHEQARAALREFVDERLAQFGPYEDAVSTQHPVLFHAAITPALNCGLLDPREVLDAVLGGAAEQGVELASLEGFVRQLIGWREYMRGTYHLFGRRMRVANHLGHTRSLAPGWWDGSTGLDPVDHAIEGVLERGWAHHIERLMVLGNAMCLLRTDPVEVYEWFMAMFVDAYDWVMVPNVHAMSQFAAGAAVTTKPYVSGSAYLRRMTDHGPGPWREDWDALYWTFVEDHREVFEGNPRSRMVTRTWDGMDAGRRSELTARGRAVIDRL; encoded by the coding sequence GTGAGCGCACCCCGTGCGGCTGCCCGGCGCGCCGTGCGGGTCATCTACCCGCACCAGCTCTTCGAGGCCCACCTCGACGCCCCCTCCGGAACGCGGTTCGTCCTCGTCGAGGACGACCTGCTCTTTCGCCTCCAGCCGTTCCACGCACAAAAGCTCGTGCTGCACCGGGCGTCATCCCGTCACTTCGTGGAGCGGTTGCGCGACGCGGGTTTCGACGTCGACGTCCTGGAGACGGATGCCGGGCGGCCCTCGGGCGAGCGGCTCGCCGCCCACCTCGCCGGACTGCGACCTGACGCCCTGACGGTGGTCGACCCGGTGGACGACTGGATGCTGCGCGACCTTCGGCGAGCCGTGGCCGATGCCGGGGTGGGTTTCGGGCCGCACGACGTGCTCGAGTCGCCGAACTTCCTCACCACGAGGCCCGAGCTCGTCGACTGGTTCGGCGGCCGGCGGGCACGGATGCAGACCTTCTACCAGTGGCAGCGCCGCCGGCTCGACGTGCTGGTCGAGGACGGTCAGCCCGTCGGTGGGCGCTGGTCCTTCGACACCGAGAACCGCAAGAAGCTGCCCCGCGGCCACGTGGTGCCCAGCTGGACCGGTGCCGAGCGCACGGCCGAGGTCGACGAGGCGATCTCGTGGGTGCAGGGGGAGTTCCCCACGGCGCCCGGCCGGGCGGCATCCCTCGCCTGGCCGGTGACCCACGAGCAGGCCCGGGCGGCCCTGCGGGAGTTCGTCGACGAACGGTTGGCGCAGTTCGGCCCGTACGAGGACGCCGTGTCCACGCAGCACCCGGTGCTGTTCCACGCCGCGATCACCCCGGCGCTGAACTGCGGCCTGCTCGACCCGCGCGAGGTGCTCGACGCGGTGCTCGGGGGCGCGGCCGAGCAGGGGGTCGAGCTGGCCTCGCTCGAGGGCTTCGTGCGCCAGCTCATCGGGTGGCGCGAGTACATGCGGGGCACCTACCACCTGTTCGGGCGGCGGATGAGGGTCGCGAACCACCTGGGCCACACGCGCTCGTTGGCGCCCGGCTGGTGGGACGGCAGCACCGGTCTCGACCCCGTCGACCACGCGATCGAGGGCGTGCTCGAGCGCGGCTGGGCGCACCACATCGAGCGGCTCATGGTGCTCGGCAACGCGATGTGCCTGCTGCGCACCGACCCGGTCGAGGTCTACGAGTGGTTCATGGCGATGTTCGTCGACGCCTACGACTGGGTCATGGTGCCCAACGTCCACGCGATGTCGCAGTTCGCGGCCGGGGCGGCGGTCACGACCAAGCCGTACGTGTCGGGCAGCGCCTACCTGCGGCGGATGACCGACCACGGCCCCGGCCCGTGGCGCGAGGACTGGGACGCCCTGTACTGGACCTTCGTCGAGGACCACCGCGAGGTCTTCGAGGGCAACCCGCGCTCGCGGATGGTCACGCGCACGTGGGACGGCATGGATGCCGGTCGGCGCAGCGAGCTGACCGCTCGAGGTCGCGCCGTCATCGACCGACTCTGA
- a CDS encoding FAD-dependent oxidoreductase → MDAEVVVVGAGLAGLRCAHVLAQAGRAVVMVEAADAVGGRQRTDDVDGFLLDRGFQVLNPAYPAVQRWVDVDALDLRPFGAGLRVRREGGVAELMHPLRAPGGLAATLRSGLLSPRTVAALARWAGPAVVAPRRVIAGAAAADRSLGDGLDRAGVRGPLRTEVIEPFLAGVLAEDRGETSEAFARLLVRMFALGVPGVPANGIRALPEQLAGRARAAGVDVRLGEPVTSLGADAGRTVLTLAGGCRVSARAAVVAVGPDAVAGLLPMPAPTTKGLQTWWFDAPQAPTASTLLMVDGRRRGPVVNAAVMSNAAPSYAPPGRHLVQVTCLLAKDGTGGTEADVRRQAGEMFGVSAADWGLLRRDDIPHALPAQPAPLRTVSRARVAPGVYVAGDHRDTASIQGALVSGDRVARTVLADLEGT, encoded by the coding sequence GTGGATGCGGAAGTCGTGGTCGTGGGTGCCGGGCTGGCCGGGTTGAGGTGTGCGCACGTGCTCGCGCAGGCCGGTCGGGCCGTGGTCATGGTGGAGGCGGCGGATGCCGTGGGTGGGCGCCAGCGCACCGACGATGTCGACGGCTTCCTCCTCGACCGCGGGTTCCAGGTGCTCAACCCCGCCTATCCGGCCGTGCAGCGCTGGGTCGACGTCGACGCCCTCGACCTGCGCCCCTTCGGCGCAGGGCTGCGGGTGCGGCGTGAGGGCGGCGTCGCCGAACTGATGCACCCGTTGCGTGCGCCCGGTGGTCTGGCCGCCACGCTGCGCAGCGGCCTGCTCTCCCCGCGCACCGTCGCCGCGCTGGCTCGCTGGGCCGGTCCCGCCGTGGTGGCACCCCGCCGGGTCATCGCCGGTGCCGCTGCTGCCGATCGCTCGCTCGGTGACGGGCTCGATCGGGCAGGGGTGCGTGGCCCGCTGCGCACCGAGGTGATCGAGCCCTTCCTCGCCGGGGTGCTCGCGGAGGACCGGGGCGAGACCTCCGAGGCGTTCGCGCGCCTGTTGGTGCGCATGTTCGCGCTGGGGGTGCCCGGGGTGCCCGCGAACGGCATCCGGGCCCTTCCGGAACAGCTCGCCGGGCGAGCGCGCGCAGCGGGGGTGGACGTTCGCCTCGGCGAACCCGTCACCTCCCTCGGGGCGGATGCCGGGCGCACGGTGCTCACGCTCGCCGGCGGTTGCCGGGTCAGTGCCCGCGCCGCCGTTGTCGCCGTCGGGCCGGATGCCGTGGCAGGGCTGCTGCCGATGCCCGCCCCGACGACCAAGGGGTTGCAGACCTGGTGGTTCGACGCCCCGCAGGCGCCGACGGCATCCACCCTGCTCATGGTCGACGGTCGTCGGCGGGGGCCCGTGGTCAACGCCGCGGTGATGAGCAACGCCGCACCGTCGTACGCGCCGCCCGGACGACACCTCGTCCAGGTGACCTGCCTGCTGGCCAAGGACGGCACCGGCGGCACCGAGGCGGACGTGCGGCGACAGGCCGGGGAGATGTTCGGGGTGTCCGCGGCTGACTGGGGCCTGCTGCGCCGCGACGACATCCCGCACGCGCTGCCGGCCCAGCCCGCGCCGCTGCGCACGGTCAGCCGGGCGCGGGTCGCGCCGGGGGTCTACGTCGCGGGCGACCACCGGGACACCGCCTCCATCCAGGGGGCTCTGGTCTCCGGTGACCGGGTCGCCCGCACGGTGCTCGCCGACCTCGAGGGCACGTGA
- a CDS encoding polyprenyl synthetase family protein has product MSAETTALKLDAPDTTATIESTLTRADSLLETTFLELASALDQAAADNAPDEATPTAGPLGVDLVGELAERSRNHGKRLRPTLAHWGWVVGGAAPGSHDDLVRIASALELLHLFALIQDDVMDRSDSRRGRPTLHVVAAQRHRAEQGLGDDALFGDSVATLVSDLALSEATLLVAPTAATVRAAWRLMAVELVEGQLLDVTHTAGRRRDHATSRRIARFKSGRYTITRPLQLGALVGGADEQTVRGLIAWGDLVGDAFAVRDDVLGVWGDPTLTGKPAGDDLRSGKPTELLIWAAELLPPSDRPLLDACDAGTLDDAGVDALQQAMVAAGVRERAEQAVADLSRRAHARLDDLAVEPRADAALRGLADAIAWRSS; this is encoded by the coding sequence ATGAGTGCCGAGACGACCGCGCTCAAGCTCGACGCGCCGGACACCACGGCCACCATCGAGTCCACCCTCACGCGGGCTGACTCCCTGCTCGAGACGACCTTCCTCGAGCTCGCGAGCGCGCTCGACCAAGCCGCGGCCGACAACGCCCCCGACGAGGCGACCCCGACAGCCGGCCCGCTCGGGGTCGACCTGGTCGGCGAGCTCGCCGAGCGCTCGCGCAACCACGGCAAGCGCCTGCGCCCGACCCTGGCCCACTGGGGCTGGGTGGTCGGCGGCGCGGCACCCGGCAGCCACGACGACCTCGTGCGGATCGCTTCGGCCCTCGAACTTCTCCACCTGTTCGCGCTGATCCAGGACGACGTCATGGACCGCTCCGACTCGCGGCGCGGTCGCCCCACGCTGCACGTCGTCGCGGCGCAGCGCCACCGTGCCGAGCAGGGCCTCGGCGACGACGCCCTCTTCGGCGACAGCGTGGCCACCCTCGTCTCCGACCTGGCACTGAGCGAGGCCACCCTGCTCGTCGCCCCCACCGCCGCCACCGTGCGGGCCGCGTGGCGGCTCATGGCGGTCGAGCTCGTCGAGGGCCAGCTGCTCGACGTCACCCACACCGCGGGCCGCCGCCGCGACCACGCGACCTCGCGGCGGATCGCCCGGTTCAAGAGCGGGCGCTACACGATCACCCGCCCCCTCCAGCTCGGCGCCCTCGTCGGTGGGGCCGACGAGCAGACGGTGCGCGGGCTCATCGCCTGGGGTGACCTCGTCGGCGACGCCTTCGCCGTGCGCGACGACGTCCTCGGCGTCTGGGGCGACCCGACCCTGACGGGCAAGCCGGCCGGTGACGACCTGCGCTCGGGCAAGCCCACCGAGCTGCTCATCTGGGCTGCCGAGCTCCTTCCCCCCAGCGACCGACCCCTGCTGGACGCCTGCGACGCCGGCACCCTCGACGACGCCGGGGTCGACGCCCTCCAGCAGGCGATGGTCGCCGCCGGGGTGCGCGAGCGGGCCGAGCAGGCCGTCGCCGACCTCAGCCGACGCGCCCACGCCCGCCTCGACGACCTCGCCGTCGAACCCCGGGCGGATGCCGCGCTGCGCGGCCTCGCCGACGCCATCGCCTGGCGGTCCTCGTGA